A stretch of Cicer arietinum cultivar CDC Frontier isolate Library 1 chromosome 5, Cicar.CDCFrontier_v2.0, whole genome shotgun sequence DNA encodes these proteins:
- the LOC101491678 gene encoding villin-1, translating into MPIINKEVDFAFQTAGSQPGLEVWCIENQLLVEVTKSNIGKFYTGSAYVVLNAVFPKNGPPHYDIHYWLGNDSKKVDSSLASDKALELDVALGSCSVQYREVQGQESQKFLSYFKPCLIPIEGVFTSKQGNLNGEYRVSLYTCKGDYVVHVKEVPFLRSSLNHENVFILDTAPKIFLFSGCNSTIQERAKGLEVVQYIKENKHGGKCEVATIEDGKFVGDSDVGEFWSLFGGYAPIPRELPSSEESALPSIKLFWINLQGKLYPIGSNEFSKEMLETDKCYMLDCDNDIFVWMGRQTLLTERRTAIKASEDFVRNEGRSNKTHLTFLSEGLESTVFRSHFTNWPKTMEPRLYEEGREKVAAIFKHQGYEVKELPDEEDDEPSIDYNGTLKVWRVDGDELSILSVKEHTRLYSGDCYIVQYTFAGKERDGTLFYAWLGCKCVMEDKTAAISHINTMVDSSRTNPVMAQIHEGKEPAQFFSILQRLIIFKGGNSSGYKKLIEEKGIVDENHNQKLVALFRVQGTSPDNMQAIQVDQVSSSLNSSYCYILQTEAAMYIWIGSLSSARDHNLLDRMVELLNPTLLPVSVREGNEPDIFWDVLGGKAEYQKEKEIQGFIDDPHLFALKITKGDFKVKEIYNYTQDDLITEDVLLLDCQREIYIWVGLHSVVKSKQEALNLGLKFLEMDVLVEGLSLEVPIYVVMEGYEPPFFTRFFSWDHSKTNIIGNSFERKLAILQGKAKVLEGHNRITLKSNSRDSTPNGYRSSSIDSNSRRRSSSPLPRSAGSYHRQSGNLFLSSPTPVAKKFFEGSPVNNSSEQTMQLSTDSPATELSSSNETKKDGNVDGENLLIYPYERLRVVSPNPVTGINLTKREAYLSYEEFHEKFGMAKPAFYKLPRWKQNKLKMSLDLF; encoded by the exons ATGCCAATTATCAATAAAGAGGTGGATTTCGCGTTCCAAACCGCAGGATCACAACC TGGATTAGAAGTTTGGTGTATTGAAAACCAACTATTGGTGGAAGTGACAAAGTCAAATATTGGAAAATTCTATACTGGAAGTGCATACGTAGTTCTGAAT GCAGTATTTCCCAAAAATGGACCTCCTCATTATGACATTCATTATTGGCTAGGAAATGACTCAAAGAAG GTGGATTCAAGCTTGGCATCGGACAAGGCACTTGAGTTGGATGTGGCGTTAGGATCATGCAGCGTTCAATATAGGGAAGTTCAAGGCCAAGAATCACAGAAGTTTCTATCATACTTCAAGCCTTGTTTAATACCTATTGAAGGAGTGTTTACTTCAAAGCAAGGGAATTTGAATGGTGAATACCGAGTTAGCCTTTACACATGTAAGGGAGACTATGTTGTCCATGTGAAAGAG GTTCCTTTTCTGAGGTCATCGTTAAATCATGAAAATGTATTCATACTTGACACTGCACCAAAAATCTTCCTCTTCAGCGGTTGCAACTCTACCATTCAAGAAAGAGCCAAAGGTTTGGAGGTTGTTCAATATATTAAGGAGAATAAGCATGGTGGAAAATGCGAGGTGGCCACAATAG AGGACGGAAAGTTCGTTGGTGATTCTGATGTGGGAGAATTCTGGAGTTTATTCGGTGGTTATGCTCCGATTCCTCGAGAATTGCCTTCTAGTGAGGAATCTGCGCTTCCATCTATAAAGCTATTTTG GATAAATCTACAAGGAAAACTTTATCCAATTGGAAGCAATGAATTTAGCAAAGAAATGCTTGAGACAGACAAGTGTTATATGTTAGACTGTGataatgacatttttgtatGGATGGGAAGGCAGACCTTATTGACTGAACGAAGAACGGCGATCAAAGCTTCAGAA GATTTTGTCAGAAATGAAGGCAGATCAAACAAGACtcatttaacatttttatcAGAAGGATTGGAAAGTACCGTCTTTCGATCACACTTTACTAATTGGCCTAAAACAATGGAGCCTAGGCTTTACGAAGAAGGACGAGAAAAAGTTGCAG CCATATTCAAGCATCAAGGTTATGAAGTGAAAGAGCTTCCCGATGAAGAGGATGATGAGCCATCTATAGATTACAATGGCACACTAAAA GTTTGGCGTGTGGATGGTGACGAATTGTCCATTCTTTCAGTTAAAGAACACACCAGACTTTACAGTGGAGATTGCTATATAGTACAGTATACATTTGCAGGAAAAGAAAGGGATGGGACACTGTTTTATGCATGGCTTGGCTGCAAATGTGTAATG GAGGATAAAACAGCTGCCATTTCCCACATCAATACTATGGTTGATTCGTCCAGGACTAATCCGGTTATG GCTCAAATTCACGAGGGCAAGGAGCCAGCTCAGTTTTTCTCAATACTGCAGAGGTTAATCATATTCAAG GGGGGAAACAGTTCAGGATATAAGAAGTTGATAGAAGAAAAAGGTATTGTGGATGAAAATCACAATCAAAAGCTGGTAGCACTGTTTCGAGTTCAAGGTACTAGTCCGGATAATATGCAGGCCATCCAAGTTGATCAA GTTTCAAGCTCCTTAAATTCATCCTATTGTTATATTCTGCAAACTGAAGCAGCTATGTATATTTGGATTGGGAGCCTATCTTCAGCAAGAGACCATAATCTTCTTGATAGAATGGTGGAACTGCTTAAT CCAACATTGCTACCTGTATCTGTGAGGGAAGGAAATGAACCTGATATTTTCTGGGATGTTCTTGGCGGAAAGGCTGAATACCAAAAGGAGAAAGAGATTCAAGGATTCATAGATGATCCACATTTGTTTGCTTTAAAAATAACCAAAg GAGACTTCAAG GTGAAAGAGATATACAATTATACACAGGATGACTTAATTACTGAAGATGTTTTATTGCTTGATTGCCAAAGAGAGATTTATATTTGGGTAGGCTTACATTCGGTCGTCAAATCGAAACAAGAAGCTCTCAACCTCGGTTTG AAATTTTTGGAAATGGATGTCCTTGTTGAAGGCCTATCCTTGGAAGTCCCTATTTATGTTGTAATGGAAGGTTACGAGCCACCGTTTTTCACTCGTTTCTTTTCATGGGATCACTCAAAAACAAAT ATTATTGGTAATTCATTTGAGAGAAAACTTGCAATTCTGCAAGGAAAAGCAAAGGTTCTAGAA GGACATAATAGAATCACATTGAAATCAAACTCCAGGGACTCTACCCCTAATGGTTACAGAAGCAGTTCTATTGACTCCAACAGCCGTCGAAGAAGTAGTTCACCTCTACCTAGAAGTGCAGGCTCATACCATAGGCAATCAGGCAATCTGTTTCTTTCAAGCCCTACTCCGGTCGCCAAGAAGTTCTTTGAAGGATCTCCTGTCAATAACAGTTCTG AACAAACTATGCAACTGTCAACTGATTCTCCAGCAACAGAACTGAGCTCCTCAAATGAGACTAAGAAGGATGGAAATGTGGATGGTGAGAATTTATTGATATACCCTTATGAGCGCCTTCGAGTGGTTTCTCCGAATCCAGTAACTGGCATCAATTTAACCAAAAGAGAG GCATATTTATCTTATGAAGAGTTCCACGAAAAATTTGGAATGGCAAAACCTGCCTTCTACAAACTCCCtagatggaaacaaaacaagcTGAAGATGTCACTGGATCTATTTTAG